The Nitrospirales bacterium genome includes a window with the following:
- a CDS encoding ABC transporter ATP-binding protein: MAPPLIELEHISKVYQAGEIAVPALTDVNFSIERGEFVCIVGQSGSGKTTLLDILGCLNRPSSGDYRLDGERITSLSDHALTIIRNQKIGFIFQTFHLLPRKTALENVQLPLLYAGHSREAQRQRALDLLTRVGLENRTHHFTNQLSGGQQQRVAIARALANRPAIVLADEPTGNLDSQSGQDILSMFHDLHQQGQTIIMITHDRDIAAQAERRISLTDGKVSSDERLRAANQVMA, translated from the coding sequence ATGGCTCCACCGCTGATCGAGTTAGAGCATATCAGCAAAGTGTATCAGGCCGGAGAAATCGCGGTTCCCGCCTTAACCGATGTAAATTTTTCCATCGAACGCGGAGAATTCGTCTGCATTGTCGGCCAATCGGGGAGTGGCAAAACGACGTTGCTCGACATTCTCGGCTGCCTGAACCGTCCCTCCTCCGGCGACTACCGGCTCGACGGAGAGCGGATCACCTCTCTCTCGGATCATGCGCTCACGATAATCAGAAATCAAAAGATCGGGTTTATCTTCCAGACCTTCCATCTTCTTCCGCGAAAGACCGCGTTGGAAAATGTCCAACTCCCGCTGCTGTATGCCGGTCATTCACGAGAAGCTCAACGCCAGCGCGCTCTGGATCTGCTGACCCGCGTCGGCCTTGAGAACCGCACCCACCATTTCACGAATCAACTCTCCGGCGGGCAACAGCAGCGCGTCGCTATCGCCAGGGCATTGGCTAACCGGCCTGCCATCGTCCTCGCCGATGAACCAACGGGCAATCTTGATAGCCAATCAGGGCAGGATATTCTCTCCATGTTTCATGACCTGCATCAACAGGGTCAAACCATTATCATGATTACCCACGATCGAGACATTGCCGCACAGGCCGAACGTCGCATCAGTTTAACGGACGGCAAAGTATCATCCGACGAACGTCTCAGAGCGGCAAACCAGGTCATGGCGTGA